One Engystomops pustulosus chromosome 7, aEngPut4.maternal, whole genome shotgun sequence DNA window includes the following coding sequences:
- the LOC140070634 gene encoding NAD(P)H dehydrogenase [quinone] 1-like isoform X2, with protein sequence MAGKTALIVLAHQERTSFNYTMKEVTEKALKKKGWTVLVSDLYEMKFNPVLSRNDITGKAKEPSRFKYGAEILAAWKEGRLAKDIKEEQKKVDRADLIIFQFPLYWFGLPAIMKGWVERVLSMGFAYSFETMYSKGPFKNKKALLSFTTGGPESMTAPSGLSGDINVILWPMQNGILNFCGFNVLEPQISYAVAHIPDEARVGILQSWEKRLEKIWDEIPITFLPIQDFEGMTGGFLLKKEVEETRSDSRYGPTIGQHLGKPLPPDSQLKSENSRL encoded by the exons ATGGCTG GCAAAACCGCACTGATTGTGTTAGCTCACCAAGAGCGGACATCTTTTAACTACACCATGAAGGAGGTGACAGAAAAAGCTCTTAAGAAGAAGGGGTGGACAGTTCTTGTGTCTGATCTTTATGAAATGAAGTTTAATCCTGTCCTGTCACGTAACGATATCACAG GTAAAGCTAAAGAGCCAAGTAGGTTCAAATATGGCGCAGAGATTTTGGCAGCATGGAAGGAGGGGCGCCTCGCCAAAGacattaaagaagagcagaagaaAGTGGATAGGGCTGACCTTATCATCTTTCAG TTTCCCTTGTATTGGTTCGGGTTACCTGCCATAATGAAAGGATGGGTGGAACGAGTCCTGTCTATGGGGTTTGCATACAGTTTTGAAACCATGTACTCCAAAGGACCATTTAAG aataAAAAAGCCCTCTTGTCCTTCACTACTGGTGGGCCTGAATCAATGACAGCACCCTCAGGGCTTAGTGGAGACATCAATGTTATTCTGTGGCCTATGCAG aaTGGCATATTGAATTTCTGTGGATTCAATGTCCTGGAGCCTCAGATCTCCTACGCTGTGGCACACATACCTGATGAAGCTCGCGTTGGGATACTTCAAAGCTGGGAGAAGCGACTGGAGAAAATCTGGGATGAAATCCCTATCACTTTCCTCCCTATTCAGGACTTTGAAGGAATGACTGGTGGATTTTTGCTAAAGAAGGAAGTGGAGGAGACCAGATCTGATAGTAGGTATGGGCCAACTATCGGGCAACACCTGGGAAAACCTCTGCCACCTGATAGTCAGCTGAAATCTGAAAACAGCAGATTATAA
- the LOC140070634 gene encoding NAD(P)H dehydrogenase [quinone] 1-like isoform X1 — translation MLLEGKTALIVLAHQERTSFNYTMKEVTEKALKKKGWTVLVSDLYEMKFNPVLSRNDITGKAKEPSRFKYGAEILAAWKEGRLAKDIKEEQKKVDRADLIIFQFPLYWFGLPAIMKGWVERVLSMGFAYSFETMYSKGPFKNKKALLSFTTGGPESMTAPSGLSGDINVILWPMQNGILNFCGFNVLEPQISYAVAHIPDEARVGILQSWEKRLEKIWDEIPITFLPIQDFEGMTGGFLLKKEVEETRSDSRYGPTIGQHLGKPLPPDSQLKSENSRL, via the exons ATGTTACTTGAAGGCAAAACCGCACTGATTGTGTTAGCTCACCAAGAGCGGACATCTTTTAACTACACCATGAAGGAGGTGACAGAAAAAGCTCTTAAGAAGAAGGGGTGGACAGTTCTTGTGTCTGATCTTTATGAAATGAAGTTTAATCCTGTCCTGTCACGTAACGATATCACAG GTAAAGCTAAAGAGCCAAGTAGGTTCAAATATGGCGCAGAGATTTTGGCAGCATGGAAGGAGGGGCGCCTCGCCAAAGacattaaagaagagcagaagaaAGTGGATAGGGCTGACCTTATCATCTTTCAG TTTCCCTTGTATTGGTTCGGGTTACCTGCCATAATGAAAGGATGGGTGGAACGAGTCCTGTCTATGGGGTTTGCATACAGTTTTGAAACCATGTACTCCAAAGGACCATTTAAG aataAAAAAGCCCTCTTGTCCTTCACTACTGGTGGGCCTGAATCAATGACAGCACCCTCAGGGCTTAGTGGAGACATCAATGTTATTCTGTGGCCTATGCAG aaTGGCATATTGAATTTCTGTGGATTCAATGTCCTGGAGCCTCAGATCTCCTACGCTGTGGCACACATACCTGATGAAGCTCGCGTTGGGATACTTCAAAGCTGGGAGAAGCGACTGGAGAAAATCTGGGATGAAATCCCTATCACTTTCCTCCCTATTCAGGACTTTGAAGGAATGACTGGTGGATTTTTGCTAAAGAAGGAAGTGGAGGAGACCAGATCTGATAGTAGGTATGGGCCAACTATCGGGCAACACCTGGGAAAACCTCTGCCACCTGATAGTCAGCTGAAATCTGAAAACAGCAGATTATAA
- the LOC140070634 gene encoding NAD(P)H dehydrogenase [quinone] 1-like isoform X3: MKEVTEKALKKKGWTVLVSDLYEMKFNPVLSRNDITGKAKEPSRFKYGAEILAAWKEGRLAKDIKEEQKKVDRADLIIFQFPLYWFGLPAIMKGWVERVLSMGFAYSFETMYSKGPFKNKKALLSFTTGGPESMTAPSGLSGDINVILWPMQNGILNFCGFNVLEPQISYAVAHIPDEARVGILQSWEKRLEKIWDEIPITFLPIQDFEGMTGGFLLKKEVEETRSDSRYGPTIGQHLGKPLPPDSQLKSENSRL; the protein is encoded by the exons ATGAAGGAGGTGACAGAAAAAGCTCTTAAGAAGAAGGGGTGGACAGTTCTTGTGTCTGATCTTTATGAAATGAAGTTTAATCCTGTCCTGTCACGTAACGATATCACAG GTAAAGCTAAAGAGCCAAGTAGGTTCAAATATGGCGCAGAGATTTTGGCAGCATGGAAGGAGGGGCGCCTCGCCAAAGacattaaagaagagcagaagaaAGTGGATAGGGCTGACCTTATCATCTTTCAG TTTCCCTTGTATTGGTTCGGGTTACCTGCCATAATGAAAGGATGGGTGGAACGAGTCCTGTCTATGGGGTTTGCATACAGTTTTGAAACCATGTACTCCAAAGGACCATTTAAG aataAAAAAGCCCTCTTGTCCTTCACTACTGGTGGGCCTGAATCAATGACAGCACCCTCAGGGCTTAGTGGAGACATCAATGTTATTCTGTGGCCTATGCAG aaTGGCATATTGAATTTCTGTGGATTCAATGTCCTGGAGCCTCAGATCTCCTACGCTGTGGCACACATACCTGATGAAGCTCGCGTTGGGATACTTCAAAGCTGGGAGAAGCGACTGGAGAAAATCTGGGATGAAATCCCTATCACTTTCCTCCCTATTCAGGACTTTGAAGGAATGACTGGTGGATTTTTGCTAAAGAAGGAAGTGGAGGAGACCAGATCTGATAGTAGGTATGGGCCAACTATCGGGCAACACCTGGGAAAACCTCTGCCACCTGATAGTCAGCTGAAATCTGAAAACAGCAGATTATAA
- the LOC140070635 gene encoding uncharacterized protein isoform X4 codes for MKFLTKLRIRRKVFLNLDLHQKSSFFVALEQTKTNQRIRGDLPGDKASGIVPGEEKTSPSCSVPQTNQKRSNDARVGGRLKDFLPQWKNITNNRWVTSIIQDGYRIEFMSSPPHRFFLSRQSSGSLTHHLWEQVSTLQKLEVVRPVPPEEKAPRVFTKVMAEVVKYLRSPSGPIPGRFLTCGRLGESRQITSENQGLPEKEINLDTSSDESSGVHDLLHSMCSLVPVPYKTSPVLDPVKMGQRLPSPEFTIGNSSSSKKIP; via the exons ATGAAATTCTTGACAAAGCTGCGGATAAGAAGAAAGGTTTTCCTGAACCTAGACCTACACCAAAAAAGCAGTTTTTTCGTGGCTTTAGAGCAAACAAAGACCAACCAAAGAATAAGGGGAGATCTTCCTGGAGACAAGGCTTCTGGAATAGTTCCAGGGGAGGAAAAAACAAGCCCTTCCTGTTCAGTTCCTCAAACAAACCAGAaaagaagcaatgacgccagggtggggggaaggtTGAAGGACTTTCTCCCCCAGTGGAAGAACATAACGAACAACAGGTGGGTGACTTCCATTATCCAAGATGGTTACCGTATAGAATTtatgtcttctcctcctcatcggtTTTTTCTGTCCAGGCAATCCTCAGGAAGTCTGACACACCATCTTTGGGAACAAGTGTCTACCCTGCAGAAACTGGAAGTGGTTCGTCCAGTCCCCCCAGAAGAAAAAG CTCCCCGAGTCTTTACCAAAGTTATGGCGGAAGTGGTCAAATACCTAAGAAGTCCTAGTGGTCCCATACCTGGACGATTTCTTACTTGTGGGAGACTCG GAGAAAGTAGACAGATTACTTCTGAAAATCAAGGACTTCCAGAAAAGGAAATAAATCTCGATACGAGCAGCGATGAGTCTTCTGGGGTCCATGACCTCCTGCATTCAATGTGTAGCCTGGTGCCAGTTCCATACAAGACCTCTCCAGTCCTGGATCCTGTCAAAATGGGACAAAGACTACCATCACCTGAATTTACGATTGGAAATTCCTCCAGCAGTAAAAAAATTCCTTAA
- the LOC140070635 gene encoding uncharacterized protein isoform X3, translating to MKFLTKLRIRRKVFLNLDLHQKSSFFVALEQTKTNQRIRGDLPGDKASGIVPGEEKTSPSCSVPQTNQKRSNDARVGGRLKDFLPQWKNITNNRQSSGSLTHHLWEQVSTLQKLEVVRPVPPEEKGTGHYSPLFLIKKPNGSYRLIINLTFLNKWVTYIKFKMESIKSTTPLINHNAFLCTLNLRDAYYHIPIHADSQKFLRFAVLSPSGEESHFQFTALPFGLSSAPRVFTKVMAEVVKYLRSPSGPIPGRFLTCGRLGESRQITSENQGLPEKEINLDTSSDESSGVHDLLHSMCSLVPVPYKTSPVLDPVKMGQRLPSPEFTIGNSSSSKKIP from the exons ATGAAATTCTTGACAAAGCTGCGGATAAGAAGAAAGGTTTTCCTGAACCTAGACCTACACCAAAAAAGCAGTTTTTTCGTGGCTTTAGAGCAAACAAAGACCAACCAAAGAATAAGGGGAGATCTTCCTGGAGACAAGGCTTCTGGAATAGTTCCAGGGGAGGAAAAAACAAGCCCTTCCTGTTCAGTTCCTCAAACAAACCAGAaaagaagcaatgacgccagggtggggggaaggtTGAAGGACTTTCTCCCCCAGTGGAAGAACATAACGAACAACAG GCAATCCTCAGGAAGTCTGACACACCATCTTTGGGAACAAGTGTCTACCCTGCAGAAACTGGAAGTGGTTCGTCCAGTCCCCCCAGAAGAAAAAGGTACGGGTCATTACTCCCCCCTTTTCCTAATAAAGAAGCCAAATGGGTCTTACAGGTTAATTATAAATTTAACATTTTTGAACAAATGGGTGACGTATATCAAGTTCAAGATGGAGTCTATAAAATCTACTACTCCCTTAATAAACCACAATGCATTTTTGTGTACTCTGAATCTCAGAGACGCATACTATCATATTCCCATTCATGCGGATTCCCAAAAGTTTTTGCGTTTTGCAGTGCTTTCTCCCTCAGGAGAAGAATCCCATTTTCAATTTACAGCTTTACCATTTGGTCTTTCTTCAGCTCCCCGAGTCTTTACCAAAGTTATGGCGGAAGTGGTCAAATACCTAAGAAGTCCTAGTGGTCCCATACCTGGACGATTTCTTACTTGTGGGAGACTCG GAGAAAGTAGACAGATTACTTCTGAAAATCAAGGACTTCCAGAAAAGGAAATAAATCTCGATACGAGCAGCGATGAGTCTTCTGGGGTCCATGACCTCCTGCATTCAATGTGTAGCCTGGTGCCAGTTCCATACAAGACCTCTCCAGTCCTGGATCCTGTCAAAATGGGACAAAGACTACCATCACCTGAATTTACGATTGGAAATTCCTCCAGCAGTAAAAAAATTCCTTAA
- the LOC140070635 gene encoding uncharacterized protein isoform X2, with amino-acid sequence MKFLTKLRIRRKVFLNLDLHQKSSFFVALEQTKTNQRIRGDLPGDKASGIVPGEEKTSPSCSVPQTNQKRSNDARVGGRLKDFLPQWKNITNNRWVTSIIQDGYRIEFMSSPPHRFFLSRQSSGSLTHHLWEQVSTLQKLEVVRPVPPEEKGTGHYSPLFLIKKPNGSYRLIINLTFLNKWVTYIKFKMESIKSTTPLINHNAFLCTLNLRDAYYHIPIHADSQKFLRFAVLSPSGEESHFQFTALPFGLSSAPRVFTKVMAEVVKYLRSPSGPIPGRFLTCGRLGESRQITSENQGLPEKEINLDTSSDESSGVHDLLHSMCSLVPVPYKTSPVLDPVKMGQRLPSPEFTIGNSSSSKKIP; translated from the exons ATGAAATTCTTGACAAAGCTGCGGATAAGAAGAAAGGTTTTCCTGAACCTAGACCTACACCAAAAAAGCAGTTTTTTCGTGGCTTTAGAGCAAACAAAGACCAACCAAAGAATAAGGGGAGATCTTCCTGGAGACAAGGCTTCTGGAATAGTTCCAGGGGAGGAAAAAACAAGCCCTTCCTGTTCAGTTCCTCAAACAAACCAGAaaagaagcaatgacgccagggtggggggaaggtTGAAGGACTTTCTCCCCCAGTGGAAGAACATAACGAACAACAGGTGGGTGACTTCCATTATCCAAGATGGTTACCGTATAGAATTtatgtcttctcctcctcatcggtTTTTTCTGTCCAGGCAATCCTCAGGAAGTCTGACACACCATCTTTGGGAACAAGTGTCTACCCTGCAGAAACTGGAAGTGGTTCGTCCAGTCCCCCCAGAAGAAAAAGGTACGGGTCATTACTCCCCCCTTTTCCTAATAAAGAAGCCAAATGGGTCTTACAGGTTAATTATAAATTTAACATTTTTGAACAAATGGGTGACGTATATCAAGTTCAAGATGGAGTCTATAAAATCTACTACTCCCTTAATAAACCACAATGCATTTTTGTGTACTCTGAATCTCAGAGACGCATACTATCATATTCCCATTCATGCGGATTCCCAAAAGTTTTTGCGTTTTGCAGTGCTTTCTCCCTCAGGAGAAGAATCCCATTTTCAATTTACAGCTTTACCATTTGGTCTTTCTTCAGCTCCCCGAGTCTTTACCAAAGTTATGGCGGAAGTGGTCAAATACCTAAGAAGTCCTAGTGGTCCCATACCTGGACGATTTCTTACTTGTGGGAGACTCG GAGAAAGTAGACAGATTACTTCTGAAAATCAAGGACTTCCAGAAAAGGAAATAAATCTCGATACGAGCAGCGATGAGTCTTCTGGGGTCCATGACCTCCTGCATTCAATGTGTAGCCTGGTGCCAGTTCCATACAAGACCTCTCCAGTCCTGGATCCTGTCAAAATGGGACAAAGACTACCATCACCTGAATTTACGATTGGAAATTCCTCCAGCAGTAAAAAAATTCCTTAA
- the LOC140070635 gene encoding uncharacterized protein isoform X1: MSLLGSMTSCIQCVAWCQFHTRPLQSWILSKWDKDYHHLNLRLEIPPAVKKFLKMVGGSRSPSKRCELGSLANNPDPDRCQHLRLGSSSSREVRSGSLVPFNDSCILKRKGAESRPKNPESLYQGSKREAPKNLLRQYNYGCIFKETGRNKVKKTSDHFPGNIFLGRRECSFTFSSPSERLRERGSGLPQQDTYSPSRMEPKNRNLPGDCPQMGKPCHRSLCIQDKFKSQEILFPKSKGSSLGSGCLLPALGSGSPLRIPSSSSDQQSSPEISIQSGQADSSCSVLAKEKLVSASTKAGSRLSFHPSQDSRPLASGTSLTPEPRVPESISLDPESAFLNTKGLSFKVIKTLRNSRKPVTHAIYLKIWKKFCAWCKDHPNQDSPNICQVLDFLQEGFDKGLRPSTLKVQVSALSAYFDTALAEHRWVKRFFQACTRLRPTVKESSPQWDLSLVLNALTSDPFEPNESNNLRFLTLKTAFLVAITSARRIGELQALSICEPYLSVSEDRITLRLDRNFLPKVVSNFHRSQADDRKMAIRSPKNATEEKWYLLDVRRSVLRYL; this comes from the coding sequence ATGAGTCTTCTGGGGTCCATGACCTCCTGCATTCAATGTGTAGCCTGGTGCCAGTTCCATACAAGACCTCTCCAGTCCTGGATCCTGTCAAAATGGGACAAAGACTACCATCACCTGAATTTACGATTGGAAATTCCTCCAGCAGTAAAAAAATTCCTTAAAATGGTGGGAGGATCCCGATCACCTTCAAAAAGGTGTGAACTGGGTTCTCTGGCCAATAATCCAGATCCAGACAGATGCCAGCACCTCAGGTTGGGGAGCTCTTCTTCCAGGGAAGTACGTTCAGGGTCTCTGGTCCCATTCAATGACTCGTGCATCCTCAAACGAAAGGGAGCTGAAAGCCGTCCTAAAAACCCTGAAAGCTTGTACCAAGGATCTAAAAGGGAAGCACCTAAAAATCTTCTCCGACAATACAACTACGGTTGCATATTTAAAGAGACAGGGCGGAACAAGGTCAAAAAAACTTCAGACCATTTCCCAGGAAATATTTTCCTGGGCAGAAGAGAATGCTCTTTCACTTTCAGCAGTCCATCTGAAAGGCTCAGAGAACGAGGTAGCGGACTACCTCAGCAGGACACATATTCTCCCTCACGAATGGAGCCTAAAAACCGAAATCTTCCAGGAGATTGTCCTCAGATGGGGAAACCCTGCCATCGATCTCTTTGCATCCAGGACAAATTCAAAAGTCAAGAAATTCTATTCCCTAAATCCAAAGGAAGTTCCTTGGGGTCTGGATGCCTTCTCCCAGCCTTGGGATCAGGATCTCCTCTACGCATTCCCTCCAGTTCCTCTGATCAACAGAGTTCTCCAGAAATTAGTATCCAGTCCGGCCAAGCTGATTCTAGTTGTTCCGTTTTGGCCAAAGAAAAGCTGGTTTCCGCTTCTACAAAAGCTGGCTCTAGACTTTCCTTTCATCCTTCCCAAGATTCCAGACCTCTTGCATCAGGGACCAGTCTTACACCAGAACCCAGGGTTCCTGAatctatcagcctggatcctgaaagcgcCTTCCTGAACACAAAAGGACTCTCCTTTAAGGTAATAAAGACTTTGAGGAATAGTAGGAAGCCTGTGACCCATGCTATCTATCTTAAGATATGGAAAAAATTTTGTGCCTGGTGTAAAGATCATCCTAACCAAGATTCTCCCAATATTTGCCAGGTTCTTGATTTCCTGCAGGAGGGTTTCGACAAAGGTTTACGGCCTAGTACCCTGAAAGTCCAGGTGTCAGCTTTAAGCGCATATTTTGATACAGCACTTGCGgaacacaggtgggtaaagaGATTCTTTCAGGCCTGTACCCGCTTAAGACCTACTGTAAAGGAATCTTCCCCTCAGTGGGACCTTTCCTTGGTCTTAAACGCATTAACCTCAGATCCCTTTGAACCCAATGAGTCAAATAATTTACGTTTTTTAACGCTTAAAACAGCGTTTTTAGTTGCCATCACATCCGCTAGAAGGATAGGGGAGCTCCAGGCCTTGTCGATTTGTGAACCTTACCTGTCAGTTTCTGAGGATAGAATTACTCTCAGACTTGATAGAAATTTTCTCCCTAAAGTTGTTTCTAACTTTCACAGGAGTCAGGCTGACGACAGAAAGATGGCAATACGATCTCCTAAGAATGCTACGGAGGAGAAATGGTATCTCCTAGACGTAAGACGCTCAGTACTTAGATACTTATAG